A single window of Salvia splendens isolate huo1 chromosome 6, SspV2, whole genome shotgun sequence DNA harbors:
- the LOC121807328 gene encoding probable LRR receptor-like serine/threonine-protein kinase At3g47570 has product MQDLRVPHCSQKSKSVNSWTRYIKYVIPPFILALIVVIFVVVLIRRQRSMMKEQTEDDHPSLHAWKRSSYLELQRATDCFSESNKLGSGGFGTVYKGTLSSGLTVAVKVFNLESGKVAKSFDTEVEVLSSIRHRNLIKIIGCCSSEDFKALLYEYMPNGSLEKWLYSSDFFLDLQGRVGVAVDVASALEYLHVGLTSPIVHCDLKPSNVLLDEDMTARVGDFGIAKLFGEGELTAQTRTLATVGYMSPEYGGEGIVSTSGDVYSFGIMVLELCTSKRPTDDMFGGEMSLKSWVSLALRRNVMIEVVDAALLEGEEKDFSLKEECLSSLLSLAMECLASSPFDRITMTQVVAKLNKIRTLFMDKTRA; this is encoded by the exons ATGCAGGATCTACGTGTCCCTCATTGTAGCCAGAAGTCCAAGAGTGTGAACTCTTGGACCAGATATATCAAGTATGTGATACCTCCTTTCATACTTGCCCTCATCGTGGTGATCTTTGTCGTTGTACTGATTAGAAGACAAAGATCAATGATGAAAGAGCAGACAGAAGATGACCATCCATCACTTCATGCATGGAAGAGGAGCTCTTATCTTGAGCTGCAACGGGCAACTGACTGCTTCAGTGAGAGCAACAAACTAGGAAGTGGAGGTTTTGGGACAGTGTACAAAGGAACTCTTTCATCTGGCCTAACTGTTGCAGTTAAAGTCTTCAACTTGGAATCTGGGAAAGTGGCCAAGAGCTTTGACACAGAGGTGGAAGTGTTGAGCTCGATTCGCCATAGGAACCTGATCAAGATCATCGGATGCTGCAGCAGTGAAGATTTCAAAGCTTTGCTCTACGAGTACATGCCTAATGGCAGCCTCGAGAAATGGTTGTATTCCAGCGACTTCTTCTTGGACTTGCAAGGAAGAGTGGGCGTGGCTGTGGATGTGGCATCTGCGTTGGAATATCTTCATGTTGGGCTCACATCCCCTATTGTTCACTGCGATTTGAAGCCAAGCAATGTGCTGCTGGACGAAGACATGACAGCTCGTGTGGGTGATTTTGGTATAGCCAAGTTGTTTGGAGAGGGAGAGCTGACAGCTCAAACCAGAACCTTAGCTACCGTTGGATATATGTCTCCAG AATATGGAGGTGAAGGCATCGTGTCGACAAGCGGGGACGTGTACAGCTTTGGCATAATGGTGCTGGAGCTGTGCACCAGTAAAAGGCCTACGGATGATATGTTCGGTGGTGAAATGAGCTTGAAGTCGTGGGTGAGCCTCGCGTTGCGCAGAAACGTGATGATTGAAGTCGTGGATGCGGCTTTGCTAGAAGGAGAAGAGAAGGATTTCTCGTTGAAGGAGGAATGTTTGTCATCTCTTTTGAGTTTGGCAATGGAATGCTTAGCCAGTTCACCTTTTGATAGAATCACAATGACTCAAGTTGTAGCGAAATTAAACAAGATTAGAACTTTGTTTATGGATAAAACTAGGGCATAA
- the LOC121807883 gene encoding receptor-like protein kinase yields the protein MEESVAVRNGRRVTALNVSGFGFGGPIVPNLGNLTSLELLALTNNNFTGSIPQELSNLRRLSVFEAGYNLLSGKMPSWLGTLTELEYLRLNGNAFSGSIPRSIGNNTKLVLLNLAYNSLGGVIPLEIANLSSLEMLDLKYNGQIVDSIPDGIFDLSRIEAIDLTGGIPPGIHNLSQLQLLSLQRDLPLTLCGGTTKLEQLFLGTNQLTGRVLDRICNCRSLSVISLRYNNFTDNIPKCLANLTALNYLYLGKNNFTGELPAELGSLNLVHIFVNDNGLSGAIPVSIFNISSMKGMNFSENLFTGKLPSTIGLLLPDLQKLYLGMNKLSGPIPSFITNASSLTDLVMTSNSFTGTIPDFGNLRLLQRLLLAENNLTGTSFLSSLPKCQFLHDVVRGFGCGIRGSIPAEIGNVTNLRDLYLDSNELTGSIPSILGNLSQLIRIYLEYNKLEGYIPPQLCQLSRLGDFLNGSLLSEIGNLKVITDLDLSWNLFSGNVSSSIDKAESLVVLSLAHNKLQGPIPESIGKLRGLESLDLSFNTFSGSIPKSLEGLAFLKY from the exons ATGGAG GAGTCTGTTGCAGTGCGAAATGGTCGAAGAGTCACAGCCCTCAATGTCTCTGGCTTTGGCTTTGGAGGCCCTATTGTTCCAAATCTTGGCAACTTGACATCCCTCGAGCTTTTAGCACTTACCAACAACAACTTCACAGGGTCCATACCCCAAGAGCTGTCCAATTTGCGCCGTTTGAGCGTTTTTGAAGCTGGATACAACCTTCTCAGTGGGAAGATGCCGTCATGGCTGGGAACCTTGACGGAGCTAGAGTATCTTCGTCTCAATGGAAATGCCTTCTCTGGAAGCATCCCGCGGTCAATAGGTAATAACACTAAGCTGGTGCTTCTGAACCTGGCCTACAATTCTCTGGGTGGAGTTATCCCACTAGAGATTGCCAATCTTTCATCCTTGGAAATGTTAGATCTCAAATACAATGGCCAGATTGTAGATTCTATCCCAGATGGAATCTTCGACCTGTCTCGAATCGAAGCGATTGATCTCACAG GGGGGATCCCACCAGGCATACACAACCTCTCGCAATTGCAGCTGCTCAGCCTACAAA GGGACCTTCCACTGACCCTGTGTGGTGGCACAACCAAACTTGAGCAGCTGTTTCTAGGCACCAATCAGCTGACTGGCCGAGTTTTAGACAGAATATGCAACTGCAGAAGCCTATCTGTGATTTCATTGCGATACAACAACTTCACAGACAATATACCTAAGTGTCTTGCAAATCTTACTGCCCTAAATTACCTATATCTAGGCAAGAACAACTTCACAG GTGAGCTACCCGCTGAGCTAGGTAGCCTTAATTTGGTGCATATCTTTGTCAATGACAATGGGTTATCTGGCGCCATCCCAGTCTCAATcttcaacatatcatcaatgaAGGGCATGAATTTTTCAGAGAATCTCTTCACTGGGAAGCTTCCTTCAACAATTGGGCTTTTACTTCCCGATCTACAAAAGCTTTATTTGGGCATGAACAAACTGAGTGGACCAATTCCAAGCTTTATCACCAATGCTTCTAGTCTTACTGACCTGGTCATGACCTCCAACTCTTTTACTGGCACAATACCCGATTTTGGTAATCTTAGACTCTTGCAACGCCTTCTTCTTGCAGAGAATAATCTAACAGGAACATCTTTTTTGTCTTCTTTACCAAAGTGCCAATTCTTGCATGAT GTTGTTAGAGGGTTTGGGTGTGGAATCAGAGGTTCCATTCCTGCTGAAATTGGCAACGTGACCAACTTGCGTGACTTATATTTGGACAGCAATGAGCTAACAGGATCCATACCAAGCATACTGGGAAATCTGAGCCAACTCATACGTATATATCTCGAGTATAACAAGCTTGAAGGATATATCCCCCCACAGCTTTGCCAGTTAAGCCGTTTGGGGGACTT TTTGAATGGCTCTCTTCTGTCTGAGATAGGAAATTTGAAGGTTATAACGGATTTGGACTTGTCGTGGAATTTGTTCTCAGGCAACGTCTCTAGCTCCATTGACAAAGCAGAGTCATTAGTTGTGCTATCTCTGGCACATAACAAGCTGCAAGGGCCTATTCCTGAATCCATTGGTAAATTGAGAGGTTTGGAATCATTAGATCTCTCGTTTAATACCTTTTCCGGTTCTATACCTAAATCACTCGAGGGCCTTGCCTTCCTGAAGTATTAA